gatcaagatgcccatccaagatagtcccatttgccagcatttggcccataaccttccaaacctttcctattctaTGGGACGTTTAAataggtatcttggttggcatggacgggttgggctggcttccgtgctgtattactcgatgactctCTGTGGCTCTTGTATCCCCGTGACAGTCTATGCTCTTAAAGTTGGCTCCTAAATGTACTGGTCTAAggatccatcctggacacactcgTCCTGGAAAACACcgtctgagagggtggtggaagaggaTTCAATGGTGGCCTTCAAATGGAGATGAGATAACTACTTGAGAGTTGATAGGACTATGGGAGAAGAGTCAGGGAAATGGATTTGATTTCACAAAGTGCCAGCATGACCTCAATGAGTTGAATGAGCTTCTTTTTGGTCAGTGAGTCATGGGTTTTATGATTCCTTTATGataaatttttacagatgcaccatagaaagcatcctatctggatgcatcacggcttggtacagcaactgctctgcccaggaccgcaagaaactgcagagagttgtggacacagcccagcgcatcacagaaaccagcctcccctccacttactctgtctacacttcccgctgactcgggaaagcagccaacataatcaaggacccctcccaccctggacattccctcttctccccccaccccaatcgGGCAAAAGGTACAAACGTTTgcgagcacgtaccaccaggctcaagaacagcttccatcccgctgttatcagattcttcaACTCTAgcctctcccaatctacttcgtcgtggcccttgcactttatttgtctacctgcactgcactttctctgtaactgtaacacgattcatcaatcggggaattgaatttaggagctgggaggcattgttgcagctatataggaccctggtcagaccccacttggagtactgtgctcagttctggtcgcctcactacgggaaagatgtggaagccatagagagggtgcagaggagatttacaaggatgctgcctgggatgcggagcatgccttatgaaagcaggttgagggaattcggccttttctccttggagagacggaggatgaggggggacttgatagaggtgtataagatgatgagaggtattgatagggtagatagtcagaggcttttccccagggctgaaatggtggccacaagaggacataggtttaaggtgctggggagtagatatagaggagatgtcaggggtaagttttttactcagagagtggtgagtgcgtggaatgggctgccggcaacggtggtggaggcagatacgatagggtctttcaagagactgttagatcggtacatggagctgagtgaaatagagggctatgggtaagcctagtaatttctagggtaggaacatgtttagcacagctttgtgggccaaagggcctgaactgtgctgtaattgttctatgttctactatattctgcattgtattttcctttttactacctcgatgtacttatgtatggaatgatctgtctggatggcatgcaatcaaaagcttttcactgtatctcagtacatgtaacaataataaaccaattaccaacaccaCCCCAGGAGATCTTGCTTCACCCACCAGTCTTCTGAGACTTGAGCCGAATGTAGATTTCGTCCAGGGGGCCCTTGTGCATCAGGTAGCGATAGATGTAGAACTCATACTCGTTCTCGTTCAAGTCAATGATGAGACTCCGCCTGCCTATGGATGTGATGACGAGCCACACTCCCAGCAGGAAAAAAAATATGAAGAAGCCGGCCAAGTGAGTGCTGCCCTGTAAACCAGAGTGGGGAAAAGAATAGGCTGAACTGGCTCACACCCCGACCTGAAAtacttcccttctcctcctccatagtgtagtggttagcgtaacgctttacagcaccagcgacccgggttcaagtcccgccgctgtctgtaaggagtttgtacgttctccccgtgcctgcttgggtttcctccgggtgctccggtttcctcccacattccaaaaagacgtacgggttaggaagttgtgggcgtgctatgttggcgccggaagcgtggcgacacttgcgggctgcccccagaacactctacgcaatagatgtatttcactctgtgtttcaatgtacacgtgactaataaagagatcttacctttCGTCAATGGGTCCACACTGATGTTTAAGCTTTATACAAGCAAACCCCTCATTACagccatttgggtaatggaaatccaCCCTTACAGGATTCATAATCATTACCCAACAATTTGAGAAACAGAAGGGAGAAGGCataaggtcagaatcagaattattgtcactgatttcaatgatgtgaaatttgttgttttgtggcaacggTACAGTACGTGGAGTTATACAGCTGATAGAGCtatcggcccaactggttcatgctgaccaagatgctccatccaagctagtcccatctggccCATAGCCtttgaaacctttccaatccacgtccCTGTCCGACTGtcctttcaagttcaagttcaagttcacccatatgctataaaaacacatggcggaacgaaatgttgtttcccccagactcacacaacagaggacgtacatagaacagaggacatacaataaatgcagacaaaaaaattgtgcaagtacacattgtgcaaaaaacggtatatacagaatacaaaattagtgcagggttagtgcaaaaccgagttggacgaagaaaatccagaactcagtgtgttgcactaaatgtataaacacgTTCAGCAGTGGCCAAAGTTCTTTACGCAAAGATCTTTACAAAGTTTttcaaagttgttgttgtacctgcctcaataacttcctctggcagctgattccacatataCACCacccctttgtgtaaaaaagttgcccctcaagttcctactaaatctctcccctcttaccctaaacctatgccccctagttcttgattccccaaccctgggaaaacactgagtgcgttcaccctatctgtgcccctcgtgattttgtatacctctataagattacttctcagtctcctgtgctctgaGCATTAaaggcctagcctgtccaacctctccctataactcagtccctcaagacctGGCAGCGTCcttgtgcaaagacataaaattacaataagtttcgaaaataaataaatagtacaaaaagggATAAcaaggttcatgggttcatgcattgttcagaaatctaatggcggaggggaagaagctgttcctgaatcgttgggtgtaggtcttcaggctcctgtacctcctccccgatggtagtaacagggcacaacatggtgggccaaagggcctgttcctgtgctggactgttctatgttctagattgcTTGACTTCCCCCTCTGTTTCCTCCTAATTCCATTGTTATGTACCTGCCTGTGTTTCTTATACTCCTGTTTccagttttcctttccttttaccCTCAAGGGCACAAATTAGCCGAGAACCCTCACTATCTTTCAGTGACTCCCACTTGTCGGATATAGACCTGCCTGCCAGTAGCTCTCCCAGTCTACATTTGCCAGGTTctgaatgtaagaagctgcagagagtagtggactctgcccaatacattaaGGGCACATGCTTCTGCACTGtcagtattagtattggtttattattgtcacttgtaccgaggtacagtgaaaaacttgtcttgcataccgatcgtacaggtcaattcattacacagtgcagttgcattgggttagtacagagtgcattgaggtagtacagagcatcttcaggaggcgctgcctcaagaaggcaaggtccatcaaagatccccaccatccgggccgtgccatcttctcgcagctcccatcgggcaggaggtacagaagcctgaagtcccacaccaccaggttcaggaacagctacttcccttcaaccattcagttcttgaaccaaccggcacagccctaatcactatagtttatcAACTCTATgacctctttgatcactttgcactaaaatggactttgtttttttgtcctaattgtgttctttcttttaaaaaatgtgtataatcgatgtttaatttctgtttttcttgtgaatgctgctaaaaTGATgataggtgcctgtgatgctgctgcaagtatgtttttcattgcacctgtgcacacatggacttgtgcagatgccaataaactcgactttgatactgaaatcagccttcccccacgCAGGACCTTAAAATCTGGACCATCCTGAACTCTTTCCATACCTACCTTGATATTCACATAATGCTCCCACACTGTCATGTCaactacttagagtcatagattggaattggaattgatttattattgtcacttgtaccg
This genomic interval from Pristis pectinata isolate sPriPec2 chromosome 5, sPriPec2.1.pri, whole genome shotgun sequence contains the following:
- the LOC127570481 gene encoding cation channel sperm-associated auxiliary subunit TMEM249-like, with amino-acid sequence MTVWEHYVNIKGSTHLAGFFIFFFLLGVWLVITSIGRRSLIIDLNENEYEFYIYRYLMHKGPLDEIYIRLKSQKTGQGVFYYSLILNGPHIELLNLTGIKLSQNAEKLERLGLRLSTKLNLNYFDCFDVSPRHSIRHWPH